Proteins found in one Taeniopygia guttata chromosome 27, bTaeGut7.mat, whole genome shotgun sequence genomic segment:
- the MAPT gene encoding microtubule-associated protein tau isoform X17 — protein MMEDHAPGQEKHFSPGYPLQIPVDDGSDEPVSETSDAKSTPTTEAEEAGVGATPNLEDHAAGDATQGEPSSPKLQPGPRERVGEAVKGASQPPEQGLGLQQPPLSRETKAPAAAPTRIEVTIPIPLDMYQGSEGSGELWDQGGTEGLARAGGTGGHKDGPSPLCARATIKEDSGGRERDEDRDIDETSGQGLPSLVDQCVSLAPEKGSCPAAAQEAREEYDGENKSKGVLRDTPGEALLVEAESHKAGEDQEEKRELLEGEGGPDSALSEPSGSVSQKEAEPREGEDSGPVPETAKLPAEGEDGVKKVDEDAPMGEAVPDAGGRRTPRRKPGGLAADKASRVPLLKGRVDKEGTEADEKKPKGPEARGGSKTGTARAGQAQRNSTNATRIPAKTPTAPKTPPSSGEQPKSGDRSGYSSPGSPGTPGSRSRTPSLPTPPAREPKKVAVVRTPPKSPASAKTRVQPSAAPMPDLKNVKSKIGSTDNLKHQPGGGKVQIVYKPVDLSHVTSKCGSLGNIHHKPGGGQVEVKSEKLDFKDKVQSKIGSLDNISHVPGGGNKKIETHKLTFRENAKAKTDHGAEIVYKSPTISGDASPRRLSNVSSSGSINLVDSPQLATLADEVSASLAKQGL, from the exons GCTATCCCCTTCAGATACCAGTCGATGATGGATCGGATGAGCCTGTTTCTGAAACCTCTGACGCTAAGAGCACCCCAACTACGGAAG CTGAAGAGGCGGGCGTAGGAGCCACTCCCAACCTGGAGGACCACGCTGCAGGAGATGCCACTCAAG GCGAGCCGAGCTCTCCaaagctccagcctggccctcGGGAGCGTGTGGGAGAGGCAGTAAAAGGTGCCAGCCAGCCcccagagcaggggctggggctgcagcagccacctcTGTCCCGTGAAACCAAGGCTCCGGCAGCAGCCCCCACCCGAATCGAGGTCACCATCCCAATACCCCTGGACATGTACCAAGGCTCCGAAGGCAGCGGGGAGCTGTGGGACCAGGGAGGCACAGAAGGCCTGGCCCgagcaggtggcacaggtggccACAAAGATGGACCATCTCCTCTGTGTGCCAGAGCCACGATAAAAGAAGATTCCGGCGGACGGGAGAGGGATGAGGACCGGGATATTGATGAAACTTCTGGGCAGGGTTTGCCTTCCCTCGTGGATCAGTGTGTTTCTCTGGCACCTGAAAAGGGCTCgtgcccagcagctgcccaggagGCTCGTGAAGAATATGATGGAGAAAACAAGTCCAAAGGTGTCCTCAGAGACACCCCAGGAGAGGCACTTCTAGTTGAAGCTGAGTCACATAAAGCAGGAGAGGACCAAGAGGAGAAGcgagagctgctggagggagaaGGAGGTCCAGACAGCGCCCTGTCAGAGCCTTCTGGAAGTGTCTCCCAAAAAGAGGCTGAGCCCAGGGAGGGAGAAGATTCTGGGCCCGTGCCAGAAACAGCCAAACTCCCTGCTGAGGGAGAGGATGGTGTGAAGAAGGTGGATGAAGATGCTCCCATGGGAGAGGCTGTGCCGGACGCAGGGGGCCGGCGGACGCCCCGGAGGAAGCCGGGTGGGCTGGCTGCAGACAAGGCCAGTCGTGTGCCTCTGCTCAAAG GTCGTGTTGACAAGGAAGGGACTGAAGCTGATGAAAAGAAACCCAAG ggcccgGAGGCGAGGGGTGGCTCCAAGACGGGCACGGCGCGCGCGGGGCAGGCGCAGAGGAACTCCACCAACGCCACCCGCATCCCGGCCAAGACCCCCACGGCCCCCAAGACCCCTCCCAGCTCCG GTGAGCAGCCCAAGTCTGGAGACAGAAGCGGCTACAGCAGTCCCGGCTCCCCCGGGACCCCGGGCAGCCGTTCCCGCACCCCCTCTCTGCCCACCCCACCAGCCAGGGAGCCCAAGAAGGTGGCAGTGGTTCGCACCCCCCCGAAATCGCCCGCCTCGGCCAAGACCCGCGTCCAGCCCTCGGCCGCGCCCATGCCCGACCTGAAGAACGTCAAGTCCAAAATCGGCTCCACCGACAACCTGAAGCACCAGCCCGGAGGTGGCAAG GTGCAAATCGTTTACAAGCCAGTGGACCTGAGCCATGTGACATCCAAATGTGGTTCCCTGGGCAACATCCACCACAAGCCAG GTGGTGGCCAGGTGGAGGTGAAATCTGAGAAACTGGACTTCAAAGATAAGGTGCAGTCGAAAATCGGGTCCCTAGATAACATCAGCCACGTCCCTGGAGGAGGCAATAAAAAG ATTGAGACTCACAAGCTGACCTTCCGCGAGAACGCCAAAGCCAAGACCGACCACGGCGCCGAAATCGTCTACAAGTCCCCCACCATCTCCGGAGATGCCTCCCCGCGCCGCCTTAGCAACGTCTCCTCCAGCGGCAGCATCAACCTGGTGGACTCCCCCCAGCTGGCCACGCTAGCCGACGAGGTGTCTGCCTCGCTGGCCAAGCAGGGCTTGTGA
- the MAPT gene encoding microtubule-associated protein tau isoform X16, with translation MMEDHAPGQEKHFSPGYPLQIPVDDGSDEPVSETSDAKSTPTTEAEEAGVGATPNLEDHAAGDATQGEPSSPKLQPGPRERVGEAVKGASQPPEQGLGLQQPPLSRETKAPAAAPTRIEVTIPIPLDMYQGSEGSGELWDQGGTEGLARAGGTGGHKDGPSPLCARATIKEDSGGRERDEDRDIDETSGQGLPSLVDQCVSLAPEKGSCPAAAQEAREEYDGENKSKGVLRDTPGEALLVEAESHKAGEDQEEKRELLEGEGGPDSALSEPSGSVSQKEAEPREGEDSGPVPETAKLPAEGEDGVKKVDEDAPMGEAVPDAGGRRTPRRKPGGLAADKASRVPLLKGRVDKEGTEADEKKPKGPEARGGSKTGTARAGQAQRNSTNATRIPAKTPTAPKTPPSSGEQPKSGDRSGYSSPGSPGTPGSRSRTPSLPTPPAREPKKVAVVRTPPKSPASAKTRVQPSAAPMPDLKNVKSKIGSTDNLKHQPGGGKVQIINKKLDFSSVQSKCGSKDNIKHIPGGGSVQIVYKPVDLSHVTSKCGSLGNIHHKPGGGQVEVKSEKLDFKDKVQSKIGSLDNISHVPGGGNKKIETHKLTFRENAKAKTDHGAEIVYKSPTISGDASPRRLSNVSSSGSINLVDSPQLATLADEVSASLAKQGL, from the exons GCTATCCCCTTCAGATACCAGTCGATGATGGATCGGATGAGCCTGTTTCTGAAACCTCTGACGCTAAGAGCACCCCAACTACGGAAG CTGAAGAGGCGGGCGTAGGAGCCACTCCCAACCTGGAGGACCACGCTGCAGGAGATGCCACTCAAG GCGAGCCGAGCTCTCCaaagctccagcctggccctcGGGAGCGTGTGGGAGAGGCAGTAAAAGGTGCCAGCCAGCCcccagagcaggggctggggctgcagcagccacctcTGTCCCGTGAAACCAAGGCTCCGGCAGCAGCCCCCACCCGAATCGAGGTCACCATCCCAATACCCCTGGACATGTACCAAGGCTCCGAAGGCAGCGGGGAGCTGTGGGACCAGGGAGGCACAGAAGGCCTGGCCCgagcaggtggcacaggtggccACAAAGATGGACCATCTCCTCTGTGTGCCAGAGCCACGATAAAAGAAGATTCCGGCGGACGGGAGAGGGATGAGGACCGGGATATTGATGAAACTTCTGGGCAGGGTTTGCCTTCCCTCGTGGATCAGTGTGTTTCTCTGGCACCTGAAAAGGGCTCgtgcccagcagctgcccaggagGCTCGTGAAGAATATGATGGAGAAAACAAGTCCAAAGGTGTCCTCAGAGACACCCCAGGAGAGGCACTTCTAGTTGAAGCTGAGTCACATAAAGCAGGAGAGGACCAAGAGGAGAAGcgagagctgctggagggagaaGGAGGTCCAGACAGCGCCCTGTCAGAGCCTTCTGGAAGTGTCTCCCAAAAAGAGGCTGAGCCCAGGGAGGGAGAAGATTCTGGGCCCGTGCCAGAAACAGCCAAACTCCCTGCTGAGGGAGAGGATGGTGTGAAGAAGGTGGATGAAGATGCTCCCATGGGAGAGGCTGTGCCGGACGCAGGGGGCCGGCGGACGCCCCGGAGGAAGCCGGGTGGGCTGGCTGCAGACAAGGCCAGTCGTGTGCCTCTGCTCAAAG GTCGTGTTGACAAGGAAGGGACTGAAGCTGATGAAAAGAAACCCAAG ggcccgGAGGCGAGGGGTGGCTCCAAGACGGGCACGGCGCGCGCGGGGCAGGCGCAGAGGAACTCCACCAACGCCACCCGCATCCCGGCCAAGACCCCCACGGCCCCCAAGACCCCTCCCAGCTCCG GTGAGCAGCCCAAGTCTGGAGACAGAAGCGGCTACAGCAGTCCCGGCTCCCCCGGGACCCCGGGCAGCCGTTCCCGCACCCCCTCTCTGCCCACCCCACCAGCCAGGGAGCCCAAGAAGGTGGCAGTGGTTCGCACCCCCCCGAAATCGCCCGCCTCGGCCAAGACCCGCGTCCAGCCCTCGGCCGCGCCCATGCCCGACCTGAAGAACGTCAAGTCCAAAATCGGCTCCACCGACAACCTGAAGCACCAGCCCGGAGGTGGCAAG GTGCAGATAATTAATAAGAAGCTGGACTTTAGCAGCGTTCAATCCAAGTGTGGCTCAAAGGATAATATCAAACACATCCCGGGCGGAGGCAGT GTGCAAATCGTTTACAAGCCAGTGGACCTGAGCCATGTGACATCCAAATGTGGTTCCCTGGGCAACATCCACCACAAGCCAG GTGGTGGCCAGGTGGAGGTGAAATCTGAGAAACTGGACTTCAAAGATAAGGTGCAGTCGAAAATCGGGTCCCTAGATAACATCAGCCACGTCCCTGGAGGAGGCAATAAAAAG ATTGAGACTCACAAGCTGACCTTCCGCGAGAACGCCAAAGCCAAGACCGACCACGGCGCCGAAATCGTCTACAAGTCCCCCACCATCTCCGGAGATGCCTCCCCGCGCCGCCTTAGCAACGTCTCCTCCAGCGGCAGCATCAACCTGGTGGACTCCCCCCAGCTGGCCACGCTAGCCGACGAGGTGTCTGCCTCGCTGGCCAAGCAGGGCTTGTGA
- the MAPT gene encoding microtubule-associated protein tau isoform X10 translates to MMEDHAPGQEKHFSPGYPLQIPVDDGSDEPVSETSDAKSTPTTEDATAPLVEEGDHEDQGGAEQHGEIPEGTTAEEAGVGATPNLEDHAAGDATQGEPSSPKLQPGPRERVGEAVKGASQPPEQGLGLQQPPLSRETKAPAAAPTRIEVTIPIPLDMYQGSEGSGELWDQGGTEGLARAGGTGGHKDGPSPLCARATIKEDSGGRERDEDRDIDETSGQGLPSLVDQCVSLAPEKGSCPAAAQEAREEYDGENKSKGVLRDTPGEALLVEAESHKAGEDQEEKRELLEGEGGPDSALSEPSGSVSQKEAEPREGEDSGPVPETAKLPAEGEDGVKKVDEDAPMGEAVPDAGGRRTPRRKPGGLAADKASRVPLLKGRVDKEGTEADEKKPKGPEARGGSKTGTARAGQAQRNSTNATRIPAKTPTAPKTPPSSGEQPKSGDRSGYSSPGSPGTPGSRSRTPSLPTPPAREPKKVAVVRTPPKSPASAKTRVQPSAAPMPDLKNVKSKIGSTDNLKHQPGGGKVQIVYKPVDLSHVTSKCGSLGNIHHKPGGGQVEVKSEKLDFKDKVQSKIGSLDNISHVPGGGNKKIETHKLTFRENAKAKTDHGAEIVYKSPTISGDASPRRLSNVSSSGSINLVDSPQLATLADEVSASLAKQGL, encoded by the exons GCTATCCCCTTCAGATACCAGTCGATGATGGATCGGATGAGCCTGTTTCTGAAACCTCTGACGCTAAGAGCACCCCAACTACGGAAG ATGCCACAGCACCTTTAGTGGAGGAAGGAGACCACGAGGATCAGGGTGGTGCGGAACAGCACGGGGAGATCCCAGAAGGAACCACAG CTGAAGAGGCGGGCGTAGGAGCCACTCCCAACCTGGAGGACCACGCTGCAGGAGATGCCACTCAAG GCGAGCCGAGCTCTCCaaagctccagcctggccctcGGGAGCGTGTGGGAGAGGCAGTAAAAGGTGCCAGCCAGCCcccagagcaggggctggggctgcagcagccacctcTGTCCCGTGAAACCAAGGCTCCGGCAGCAGCCCCCACCCGAATCGAGGTCACCATCCCAATACCCCTGGACATGTACCAAGGCTCCGAAGGCAGCGGGGAGCTGTGGGACCAGGGAGGCACAGAAGGCCTGGCCCgagcaggtggcacaggtggccACAAAGATGGACCATCTCCTCTGTGTGCCAGAGCCACGATAAAAGAAGATTCCGGCGGACGGGAGAGGGATGAGGACCGGGATATTGATGAAACTTCTGGGCAGGGTTTGCCTTCCCTCGTGGATCAGTGTGTTTCTCTGGCACCTGAAAAGGGCTCgtgcccagcagctgcccaggagGCTCGTGAAGAATATGATGGAGAAAACAAGTCCAAAGGTGTCCTCAGAGACACCCCAGGAGAGGCACTTCTAGTTGAAGCTGAGTCACATAAAGCAGGAGAGGACCAAGAGGAGAAGcgagagctgctggagggagaaGGAGGTCCAGACAGCGCCCTGTCAGAGCCTTCTGGAAGTGTCTCCCAAAAAGAGGCTGAGCCCAGGGAGGGAGAAGATTCTGGGCCCGTGCCAGAAACAGCCAAACTCCCTGCTGAGGGAGAGGATGGTGTGAAGAAGGTGGATGAAGATGCTCCCATGGGAGAGGCTGTGCCGGACGCAGGGGGCCGGCGGACGCCCCGGAGGAAGCCGGGTGGGCTGGCTGCAGACAAGGCCAGTCGTGTGCCTCTGCTCAAAG GTCGTGTTGACAAGGAAGGGACTGAAGCTGATGAAAAGAAACCCAAG ggcccgGAGGCGAGGGGTGGCTCCAAGACGGGCACGGCGCGCGCGGGGCAGGCGCAGAGGAACTCCACCAACGCCACCCGCATCCCGGCCAAGACCCCCACGGCCCCCAAGACCCCTCCCAGCTCCG GTGAGCAGCCCAAGTCTGGAGACAGAAGCGGCTACAGCAGTCCCGGCTCCCCCGGGACCCCGGGCAGCCGTTCCCGCACCCCCTCTCTGCCCACCCCACCAGCCAGGGAGCCCAAGAAGGTGGCAGTGGTTCGCACCCCCCCGAAATCGCCCGCCTCGGCCAAGACCCGCGTCCAGCCCTCGGCCGCGCCCATGCCCGACCTGAAGAACGTCAAGTCCAAAATCGGCTCCACCGACAACCTGAAGCACCAGCCCGGAGGTGGCAAG GTGCAAATCGTTTACAAGCCAGTGGACCTGAGCCATGTGACATCCAAATGTGGTTCCCTGGGCAACATCCACCACAAGCCAG GTGGTGGCCAGGTGGAGGTGAAATCTGAGAAACTGGACTTCAAAGATAAGGTGCAGTCGAAAATCGGGTCCCTAGATAACATCAGCCACGTCCCTGGAGGAGGCAATAAAAAG ATTGAGACTCACAAGCTGACCTTCCGCGAGAACGCCAAAGCCAAGACCGACCACGGCGCCGAAATCGTCTACAAGTCCCCCACCATCTCCGGAGATGCCTCCCCGCGCCGCCTTAGCAACGTCTCCTCCAGCGGCAGCATCAACCTGGTGGACTCCCCCCAGCTGGCCACGCTAGCCGACGAGGTGTCTGCCTCGCTGGCCAAGCAGGGCTTGTGA
- the MAPT gene encoding microtubule-associated protein tau isoform X5 encodes MMEDHAPGQEKHFSPGYPLQIPVDDGSDEPVSETSDAKSTPTTEDATAPLVEEGDHEDQGGAEQHGEIPEGTTAEEAGVGATPNLEDHAAGDATQGEPSSPKLQPGPRERVGEAVKGASQPPEQGLGLQQPPLSRETKAPAAAPTRIEVTIPIPLDMYQGSEGSGELWDQGGTEGLARAGGTGGHKDGPSPLCARATIKEDSGGRERDEDRDIDETSGQGLPSLVDQCVSLAPEKGSCPAAAQEAREEYDGENKSKGVLRDTPGEALLVEAESHKAGEDQEEKRELLEGEGGPDSALSEPSGSVSQKEAEPREGEDSGPVPETAKLPAEGEDGVKKVDEDAPMGEAVPDAGGRRTPRRKPGGLAADKASRVPLLKGRVDKEGTEADEKKPKGPEARGGSKTGTARAGQAQRNSTNATRIPAKTPTAPKTPPSSGRKEQKKPPPAAAKTEKGEQPKSGDRSGYSSPGSPGTPGSRSRTPSLPTPPAREPKKVAVVRTPPKSPASAKTRVQPSAAPMPDLKNVKSKIGSTDNLKHQPGGGKVQIINKKLDFSSVQSKCGSKDNIKHIPGGGSVQIVYKPVDLSHVTSKCGSLGNIHHKPGGGQVEVKSEKLDFKDKVQSKIGSLDNISHVPGGGNKKIETHKLTFRENAKAKTDHGAEIVYKSPTISGDASPRRLSNVSSSGSINLVDSPQLATLADEVSASLAKQGL; translated from the exons GCTATCCCCTTCAGATACCAGTCGATGATGGATCGGATGAGCCTGTTTCTGAAACCTCTGACGCTAAGAGCACCCCAACTACGGAAG ATGCCACAGCACCTTTAGTGGAGGAAGGAGACCACGAGGATCAGGGTGGTGCGGAACAGCACGGGGAGATCCCAGAAGGAACCACAG CTGAAGAGGCGGGCGTAGGAGCCACTCCCAACCTGGAGGACCACGCTGCAGGAGATGCCACTCAAG GCGAGCCGAGCTCTCCaaagctccagcctggccctcGGGAGCGTGTGGGAGAGGCAGTAAAAGGTGCCAGCCAGCCcccagagcaggggctggggctgcagcagccacctcTGTCCCGTGAAACCAAGGCTCCGGCAGCAGCCCCCACCCGAATCGAGGTCACCATCCCAATACCCCTGGACATGTACCAAGGCTCCGAAGGCAGCGGGGAGCTGTGGGACCAGGGAGGCACAGAAGGCCTGGCCCgagcaggtggcacaggtggccACAAAGATGGACCATCTCCTCTGTGTGCCAGAGCCACGATAAAAGAAGATTCCGGCGGACGGGAGAGGGATGAGGACCGGGATATTGATGAAACTTCTGGGCAGGGTTTGCCTTCCCTCGTGGATCAGTGTGTTTCTCTGGCACCTGAAAAGGGCTCgtgcccagcagctgcccaggagGCTCGTGAAGAATATGATGGAGAAAACAAGTCCAAAGGTGTCCTCAGAGACACCCCAGGAGAGGCACTTCTAGTTGAAGCTGAGTCACATAAAGCAGGAGAGGACCAAGAGGAGAAGcgagagctgctggagggagaaGGAGGTCCAGACAGCGCCCTGTCAGAGCCTTCTGGAAGTGTCTCCCAAAAAGAGGCTGAGCCCAGGGAGGGAGAAGATTCTGGGCCCGTGCCAGAAACAGCCAAACTCCCTGCTGAGGGAGAGGATGGTGTGAAGAAGGTGGATGAAGATGCTCCCATGGGAGAGGCTGTGCCGGACGCAGGGGGCCGGCGGACGCCCCGGAGGAAGCCGGGTGGGCTGGCTGCAGACAAGGCCAGTCGTGTGCCTCTGCTCAAAG GTCGTGTTGACAAGGAAGGGACTGAAGCTGATGAAAAGAAACCCAAG ggcccgGAGGCGAGGGGTGGCTCCAAGACGGGCACGGCGCGCGCGGGGCAGGCGCAGAGGAACTCCACCAACGCCACCCGCATCCCGGCCAAGACCCCCACGGCCCCCAAGACCCCTCCCAGCTCCG gcagaaaggagcagaaaaagccacctcctgcagcagcaaagaCTGAGAAAG GTGAGCAGCCCAAGTCTGGAGACAGAAGCGGCTACAGCAGTCCCGGCTCCCCCGGGACCCCGGGCAGCCGTTCCCGCACCCCCTCTCTGCCCACCCCACCAGCCAGGGAGCCCAAGAAGGTGGCAGTGGTTCGCACCCCCCCGAAATCGCCCGCCTCGGCCAAGACCCGCGTCCAGCCCTCGGCCGCGCCCATGCCCGACCTGAAGAACGTCAAGTCCAAAATCGGCTCCACCGACAACCTGAAGCACCAGCCCGGAGGTGGCAAG GTGCAGATAATTAATAAGAAGCTGGACTTTAGCAGCGTTCAATCCAAGTGTGGCTCAAAGGATAATATCAAACACATCCCGGGCGGAGGCAGT GTGCAAATCGTTTACAAGCCAGTGGACCTGAGCCATGTGACATCCAAATGTGGTTCCCTGGGCAACATCCACCACAAGCCAG GTGGTGGCCAGGTGGAGGTGAAATCTGAGAAACTGGACTTCAAAGATAAGGTGCAGTCGAAAATCGGGTCCCTAGATAACATCAGCCACGTCCCTGGAGGAGGCAATAAAAAG ATTGAGACTCACAAGCTGACCTTCCGCGAGAACGCCAAAGCCAAGACCGACCACGGCGCCGAAATCGTCTACAAGTCCCCCACCATCTCCGGAGATGCCTCCCCGCGCCGCCTTAGCAACGTCTCCTCCAGCGGCAGCATCAACCTGGTGGACTCCCCCCAGCTGGCCACGCTAGCCGACGAGGTGTCTGCCTCGCTGGCCAAGCAGGGCTTGTGA
- the MAPT gene encoding microtubule-associated protein tau isoform X6: MMEDHAPGQEKHFSPGYPLQIPVDDGSDEPVSETSDAKSTPTTEDATAPLVEEGDHEDQGGAEQHGEIPEGTTAEEAGVGATPNLEDHAAGDATQGEPSSPKLQPGPRERVGEAVKGASQPPEQGLGLQQPPLSRETKAPAAAPTRIEVTIPIPLDMYQGSEGSGELWDQGGTEGLARAGGTGGHKDGPSPLCARATIKEDSGGRERDEDRDIDETSGQGLPSLVDQCVSLAPEKGSCPAAAQEAREEYDGENKSKGVLRDTPGEALLVEAESHKAGEDQEEKRELLEGEGGPDSALSEPSGSVSQKEAEPREGEDSGPVPETAKLPAEGEDGVKKVDEDAPMGEAVPDAGGRRTPRRKPGGLAADKASRVPLLKGRVDKEGTEADEKKPKGPEARGGSKTGTARAGQAQRNSTNATRIPAKTPTAPKTPPSSGRKEQKKPPPAAAKTEKAREPKKVAVVRTPPKSPASAKTRVQPSAAPMPDLKNVKSKIGSTDNLKHQPGGGKVQIINKKLDFSSVQSKCGSKDNIKHIPGGGSVQIINKKLDFSSVQSRCGSKDNIKHIPGGGSVQIVYKPVDLSHVTSKCGSLGNIHHKPGGGQVEVKSEKLDFKDKVQSKIGSLDNISHVPGGGNKKIETHKLTFRENAKAKTDHGAEIVYKSPTISGDASPRRLSNVSSSGSINLVDSPQLATLADEVSASLAKQGL, from the exons GCTATCCCCTTCAGATACCAGTCGATGATGGATCGGATGAGCCTGTTTCTGAAACCTCTGACGCTAAGAGCACCCCAACTACGGAAG ATGCCACAGCACCTTTAGTGGAGGAAGGAGACCACGAGGATCAGGGTGGTGCGGAACAGCACGGGGAGATCCCAGAAGGAACCACAG CTGAAGAGGCGGGCGTAGGAGCCACTCCCAACCTGGAGGACCACGCTGCAGGAGATGCCACTCAAG GCGAGCCGAGCTCTCCaaagctccagcctggccctcGGGAGCGTGTGGGAGAGGCAGTAAAAGGTGCCAGCCAGCCcccagagcaggggctggggctgcagcagccacctcTGTCCCGTGAAACCAAGGCTCCGGCAGCAGCCCCCACCCGAATCGAGGTCACCATCCCAATACCCCTGGACATGTACCAAGGCTCCGAAGGCAGCGGGGAGCTGTGGGACCAGGGAGGCACAGAAGGCCTGGCCCgagcaggtggcacaggtggccACAAAGATGGACCATCTCCTCTGTGTGCCAGAGCCACGATAAAAGAAGATTCCGGCGGACGGGAGAGGGATGAGGACCGGGATATTGATGAAACTTCTGGGCAGGGTTTGCCTTCCCTCGTGGATCAGTGTGTTTCTCTGGCACCTGAAAAGGGCTCgtgcccagcagctgcccaggagGCTCGTGAAGAATATGATGGAGAAAACAAGTCCAAAGGTGTCCTCAGAGACACCCCAGGAGAGGCACTTCTAGTTGAAGCTGAGTCACATAAAGCAGGAGAGGACCAAGAGGAGAAGcgagagctgctggagggagaaGGAGGTCCAGACAGCGCCCTGTCAGAGCCTTCTGGAAGTGTCTCCCAAAAAGAGGCTGAGCCCAGGGAGGGAGAAGATTCTGGGCCCGTGCCAGAAACAGCCAAACTCCCTGCTGAGGGAGAGGATGGTGTGAAGAAGGTGGATGAAGATGCTCCCATGGGAGAGGCTGTGCCGGACGCAGGGGGCCGGCGGACGCCCCGGAGGAAGCCGGGTGGGCTGGCTGCAGACAAGGCCAGTCGTGTGCCTCTGCTCAAAG GTCGTGTTGACAAGGAAGGGACTGAAGCTGATGAAAAGAAACCCAAG ggcccgGAGGCGAGGGGTGGCTCCAAGACGGGCACGGCGCGCGCGGGGCAGGCGCAGAGGAACTCCACCAACGCCACCCGCATCCCGGCCAAGACCCCCACGGCCCCCAAGACCCCTCCCAGCTCCG gcagaaaggagcagaaaaagccacctcctgcagcagcaaagaCTGAGAAAG CCAGGGAGCCCAAGAAGGTGGCAGTGGTTCGCACCCCCCCGAAATCGCCCGCCTCGGCCAAGACCCGCGTCCAGCCCTCGGCCGCGCCCATGCCCGACCTGAAGAACGTCAAGTCCAAAATCGGCTCCACCGACAACCTGAAGCACCAGCCCGGAGGTGGCAAG GTGCAGATAATTAATAAGAAGCTGGACTTTAGCAGCGTTCAATCCAAGTGTGGCTCAAAGGATAATATCAAACACATCCCGGGCGGAGGCAGT GTGCAGATAATTAATAAGAAGCTGGACTTTAGCAGCGTTCAATCCAGGTGTGGCTCAAAGGATAATATCAAACACATCCCGGGCGGAGGCAGT GTGCAAATCGTTTACAAGCCAGTGGACCTGAGCCATGTGACATCCAAATGTGGTTCCCTGGGCAACATCCACCACAAGCCAG GTGGTGGCCAGGTGGAGGTGAAATCTGAGAAACTGGACTTCAAAGATAAGGTGCAGTCGAAAATCGGGTCCCTAGATAACATCAGCCACGTCCCTGGAGGAGGCAATAAAAAG ATTGAGACTCACAAGCTGACCTTCCGCGAGAACGCCAAAGCCAAGACCGACCACGGCGCCGAAATCGTCTACAAGTCCCCCACCATCTCCGGAGATGCCTCCCCGCGCCGCCTTAGCAACGTCTCCTCCAGCGGCAGCATCAACCTGGTGGACTCCCCCCAGCTGGCCACGCTAGCCGACGAGGTGTCTGCCTCGCTGGCCAAGCAGGGCTTGTGA